From Kineosporia succinea, the proteins below share one genomic window:
- a CDS encoding riboflavin synthase: MFTGIVEELGQVVELVPGADSARVTVRGPLVTSDAVKGASIAVNGVCLTVVEQTGDTFTADVMAETLRRTSLRTATPGAPVNLERPLQADGRFGGHVVQGHVDGTGTVVERVPGDHWELVRVEVPAELARYVVAKGSITLDGVSLTVAELTDGPTVVTVSLIPETLARTTLGHRAVGDPVNIEVDVLAKYVERLAAAPAITEETVAPR, encoded by the coding sequence ATGTTCACCGGAATCGTCGAAGAGCTGGGCCAGGTCGTCGAACTGGTGCCCGGGGCGGACTCCGCCCGGGTGACCGTTCGCGGGCCCCTCGTCACCTCCGACGCCGTCAAGGGCGCCTCGATCGCCGTCAACGGCGTCTGTCTGACCGTGGTCGAGCAGACCGGTGACACCTTCACGGCCGACGTCATGGCCGAGACGCTCCGGCGGACCTCGCTGCGCACCGCCACACCCGGCGCCCCCGTCAACCTGGAGCGCCCGTTGCAGGCCGACGGCCGGTTCGGTGGTCACGTCGTGCAGGGCCACGTCGACGGCACCGGCACCGTCGTCGAGCGCGTCCCCGGCGACCACTGGGAGCTCGTGCGTGTCGAGGTGCCCGCCGAACTGGCCCGTTACGTGGTCGCGAAGGGCTCGATCACCCTCGACGGCGTCTCCCTGACCGTCGCCGAGCTCACCGACGGCCCGACCGTCGTCACCGTCTCCCTCATCCCTGAGACCCTCGCCCGCACCACCCTCGGGCACCGCGCGGTCGGCGACCCGGTGAACATCGAGGTGGACGTGCTGGCCAAGTACGTGGAGCGGCTCGCAGCCGCTCCCGCGATCACGGAAGAGACGGTGGCCCCGCGATGA